In Brachypodium distachyon strain Bd21 chromosome 2, Brachypodium_distachyon_v3.0, whole genome shotgun sequence, one genomic interval encodes:
- the LOC100836548 gene encoding pentatricopeptide repeat-containing protein At5g55740, chloroplastic yields MAPLPHPLPATPYPAKPHETPRSFSLHAALASLSQQGGDNGSLRDAFALVSRAERQSSPAVAVAVGPEVYVSLLQCCVAAGSLRAGRQVHAAAVKRGPYYCRHAYIGTKLAVFYARCGALDDAERAFDALPKKNAFAWAAVIGLWSRAGLHARAVAGYVDMLEAGVPADNFVVPNVLKACAGIGMIETGRALHAYAWKAGFGECVYVLSSLVDFYGKCGEVDDAREVFDAMPATTVVTWNSMLMGYINNGRIDDAVDLFYQMRVEGVLPTRVSVLSFLSASVDLEAADGGRQGHAVAVSSGLEMDVILGTSIINFYCKVGLVEAAEAVFKQMVERDTITWNLMIAGYLQDEQIDKALITCQRMLRSGLRFDCVTLACIIRAYRESCNTEMGRAAHGYAVRNNLESDRAVACGLIELYMSTERTEYARRVFDVMSCRDIVMCKTMISAYEDHGMSTEARKLLYQMQLEGISPTAACWDSVISVFMKNGQIDEALQIFNEMLLTKTRPNLRTWSLLISGLSQNGMHHEVMNLCCKMQEVEQAPSPTIFSAALLAMKTAASVQYGKAVHACIVKKGLLLSKSVIQSLLNMYGSFSDRGTVESLLRLLAAVQ; encoded by the coding sequence ATGGCTCCGCTCCCTCATCCCCTTCCCGCCACTCCGTACCCAGCCAAACCACACGAGACCCCGCGGTCCTTCTCCCTACATGCCGCGCTCGCCTCCCTCTCCCAGCAAGGCGGCGACAACGGCAGCCTCCGCGACGCCTTCGCTCTCGTTTCCCGCGCCGAGCGCCAGTCGAGCCCCgctgtcgccgtcgccgtcggcccGGAGGTGTACGTGTCCCTCCTGCAGTGCTGTGTGGCAGCGGGGTCCCTCCGCGCAGGACGCCAggtgcacgccgccgccgtcaagcGCGGGCCCTACTACTGCCGCCACGCCTACATCGGCACTAAGCTCGCGGTCTTCTACGCCCGCTGCGGCGCGCTCGACGATGCCGAGCGCGCGTTCGATGCGCTTCCCAAAAAGAACGCCTTCGCGTGGGCCGCCGTCATCGGATTATGGAGTCGCGCCGGGCTGCACGCGAGGGCCGTCGCCGGATACGTGGACATGCTCGAGGCGGGCGTTCCCGCGGACAATTTCGTCGTGCCCAACGTGCTAAAGGCGTGCGCGGGGATCGGGATGATCGAGACCGGGAGGGCACTTCACGCGTACGCTTGGAAGGCGGGGTTCGGGGAATGCGTGTACGTGTTGAGCAGTCTGGTGGATTTCTACGGGAAGTGCGGCGAGGTGGATGATGCGAGGGAGGTGTTTGATGCAATGCCGGCGACAACCGTGGTGACTTGGAATTCGATGTTGATGGGGTATATAAACAACGGGAGAATTGATGATGCCGTGGATTTGTTCTATCAGATGAGGGTCGAGGGTGTGCTGCCGACGAGGGTGAGCGTTTTGAGCTTTCTGTCTGCATCAGTGGATCTTGAAGCTGCCGATGGGGGAAGGCAGGGCCATGCCGTGGCGGTATCGAGCGGATTAGAGATGGATGTGATCTTGGGTACTTCAATCATCAACTTTTACTGTAAGGTTGGGTTAGTGGAGGCTGCAGAAGCGGTGTTTAAGCAGATGGTGGAAAGAGATACCATTACATGGAATTTGATGATTGCTGGGTATTTGCAGGATGAACAGATCGACAAGGCTCTCATCACTTGTCAGAGAATGCTTCGGTCTGGCCTTAGGTTTGATTGTGTGACGTTGGCATGCATTATCAGGGCTTACAGGGAATCCTGCAATACGGAGATGGGTAGAGCTGCTCATGGTTATGCAGTTAGAAACAATCTTGAGTCAGATAGAGCAGTTGCTTGTGGCCTGATAGAGTTGTATATGAGTACTGAAAGGACTGAATATGCACGCCGGGTATTCGACGTCATGAGTTGTAGGGACATTGTCATGTGCAAAACCATGATTTCTGCTTATGAAGATCATGGCATGAGTACTGAGGCTCGGAAGCTTTTATATCAGATGCAACTcgagggcatatctccaactgCAGCGTGTTGGGATTCAGTAATTTCAGTTTTTATGAAAAATGGGCAGATTGATGAGGCCCTACAGATCTTCAACGAGATGCTACTAACAAAAACACGCCCCAATCTGCGCACATGGAGCCTGTTAATAAGTGGCTTGTCTCAAAATGGTATGCACCATGAGGTAATGAATCTATGTTGCAAGATGCAGGAAGTAGAGCAAGCACCGAGtccaacaattttttctgCAGCACTTCTTGCTATGAAAACTGCAGCTTCGGTACAATATGGAAAGgcagtgcatgcatgcattgttaAAAAGGGCCTGTTATTGTCCAAATCCGTGATACAGTCCTTGCTAAACATGTATGGTAGTTTCAGTGACAGAGGCACAGTGGAAAGTTTACTAAGGTTGCTTGCTGCAGTACAGTAA
- the LOC100836860 gene encoding probable inactive receptor kinase At2g26730 — protein MARAVVLVAVVASLACLAWAEPPASERSALLAFLTATPHERRLGWNASTPACGWVGVTCDAANSTVVQLRLPGVGLVGAIPPATIGRLTNLQVLSLRSNRIFGAIPDDLLQLSSLRSMFLQNNLISGAIPAGVNKLAALERLVLSHNNLSGPIPFALNSLTKLRAVRLEGNRLSGKIPSISIPGLTAFNVSDNNLNGSIPQPLSRFPADSFSGNLQLCGKPLPACTPFFPSPAPAPGMSPGDEPVPASGKKRKLSGAAIVGIVVGAVVAALLLLALIVFCVVSRRRRAAGSTREGPKGTAAAVGQTRGVAPPASGDGTGMTSSSKEDMGGGTSGSVAAAAVAAGAGTGEPSRLVFLGKGAGYSFDLEDLLRASAEVLGKGSVGTSYKAVLEEGTTVVVKRLKDVAVARREFDAHMDALGRVEHRNVLPVRAYYFSKDEKLLVYDYLPTGSLSAMLHGSRGSGRTPMDWDARMRSALSASRGLAHLHSAHNLVHGNVKSSNVLLRPDYDAAALSDFCLHTIFAPTSSRAGAGGYRAPEVVDTRRPTFKADVYSLGVLLLELLTGKSPTHASLEGDGTLDLPRWVQSVVREEWTAEVFDVELVRLGASAEEEMVALLQVAMACVATVPDARPDATDVVRMIEEIGGGHGQTTTEESARGTTSEEERSRGTPPAAPTP, from the exons ATGGCCCGCGCGGTGGTGCTCGTGGCGGTCGTCGCGTCGCTGGCCTGCCTGGCGTGGGCGGAGCCGCCGGCGAGCGAGCGGTCGGCGCTGCTGGCGTTCCTCACGGCCACGCCGCACGAGCGCCGGCTCGGCTGGAACGCCTCCACGCCGGCCTGCGGCTGGGTCGGGGTCACGTGCGACGCCGCCAACTCCACCGTCGTGCAGCTGCGCCTCCCCGGGGTCGGTCTCGTGGGCGCCATCCCGCCGGCCACCATTGGCCGCCTCACGAACCTCCAGGTCCTCTCGCTCCGCTCCAACCGCATCTTCGGGGCCATCCCCGACGACCTGCTGCAGCTCTCCAGCCTCCGGTCCATGTTCCTGCAGAACAACCTCATCTCTGGCGCCATCCCGGCCGGGGTCAACAAGCTCGCCGCCCTCGAGAGGCTGGTCCTCTCGCACAACAACCTTTCAGGCCCCATCCCCTTCGCGCTCAACAGCCTCACGAAGCTCCGCGCCGTGAGGCTCGAAGGCAACCGCCTCTCCGGGAAAATCCCCAGCATCAGCATCCCGGGGCTCACCGCCTTCAACGTCTCCGACAACAACCTCAACGGCTCCATCCCGCAGCCCCTCTCGCGCTTCCCGGCCGACTCCTTCTCCGGAAACCTCCAGCTATGCGGCAAACCGCTGCCGGCCTGCACCCCCTTCTTcccgtccccggcgccggcgccagggATGAGCCCCGGCGATGAGCCCGTGCCAGCGTCTGGCAAGAAGCGGAAGCTCTCGGGCGCGGCAATCGTCGGGATCGTTGTGGGCGCCGTCGTGGCCGCGCTGCTTCTCCTCGCGCTCATCGTGTTCTGCGTGGTGtcccggcggcggagagccgCGGGCAGCACCCGCGAGGGGCCGAAGGgcacggccgcggcggtggggcAGACGAGAGGCGTGGCCCCGCCGGCGTCCGGCGACGGCACCGGCATGACGTCCTCATCCAAGGAGGACATGGGAGGCGGTACGTCCGGGtccgtcgctgccgccgcggtggCCGCTGGCGCCGGCACGGGGGAGCCGAGCCGGTTGGTGTTCCTGGGGAAAGGCGCGGGCTACAGCTTCGACCTGGAAGACCTGCTGCGCGCGTCGGCGGAGGTCCTCGGGAAAGGGAGCGTGGGGACGTCGTACAAGGCGGTGCTGGAGGAAGGGACGACGGTGGTGGTGAAGCGGCTCAAGGACGTGGCCGTGGCGCGGCGCGAGTTCGACGCGCACATGGACGCGCTCGGCAGGGTGGAGCACCGCAACGTGCTCCCCGTCCGCGCATACTACTTCTCCAAGGACGAGAAGCTCCTCGTCTACGACTACCTCCCCACCGGCAGCCTCTCCGCCATGCTCCACG GGAGCCGGGGTTCCGGCCGGACGCCGATGGACTGGGACGCGCGCATGCGGTCGGCGCTGTCCGCCTCTCGCGGGCTGGCGCACCTGCATTCCGCGCACAACCTGGTGCACGGCAACGTTAAGTCCTCCAACGTCCTGCTGCGGCCGGACTACGACGCGGCCGCGCTCTCCGACTTCTGCCTACACACCATCTTCGCCCCGACGTCCtcccgcgccggcgcgggcgggtaCCGGGCCCCGGAGGTCGTGGACACGCGGCGGCCCACGTTCAAGGCCGACGTCTACTCCCTGGGCGTGCTCCTGCTGGAGCTGCTGACGGGCAAGTCCCCGACGCACGCGTCCCTGGAGGGCGACGGCACGCTGGACCTCCCGCGGTGGGTGCAGTCCGTGGTGCGCGAGGAGTGGACGGCCGAGGTGTTCGACGTCGAGCTGGTGCGGCTCGGAGCCAGcgccgaggaggagatggtggcgcTGCTGCAGGTGGCCATGGCGTGCGTCGCCACCGTGCCGGACGCGAGGCCGGACGCCACCGACGTGGTCAGGATGATCGAGGAGATCGGGGGAGGCCACGGCCAGACCACCACGGAGGAGAGCGCGCGGGGGACGACGTCCGAGGAGGAGCGGTCCAGGggcacgccgccggccgcacCGACGCCGTAA